From the genome of Vigna angularis cultivar LongXiaoDou No.4 chromosome 11, ASM1680809v1, whole genome shotgun sequence, one region includes:
- the LOC108333500 gene encoding exocyst complex component EXO70H1 encodes MPKMGLKSLFLFKTSPSPPSAKPFSHSLLDENIEIARSIISKWDLIPSSHQTSSLKPATVPLFSNTRQEAKQYLKAVTSLQSTMHHLVALDSSSESLVQAQFLMQLAMKRLQTEFYRILAENKDNLDPESVISTDRRSSSVSEDEDNFSEDEYRFAGSSVSTVAMADLKAIAECMVSAGYSKECVKIYIIMRKSIVDEALYHLGVERLSFSQVQKMDWGVLESKIKCWVNSIQVAAQTLFRGEKSLCDYVFGSAERKIADSCFAAICRDGAATLFGFPDNVAKCKKTTEKTFRMLDLYNAICENQQQIHSIFSSESTSSIVLQVCASKARLGEAIRTMLINFESAIHKESSKIPVPGGGIHPVTRYVMNYIAFLADYKDALAEIVDDWPQNPLPESYYRSCDREGVNRSSGIAERIAWLILVLLCKLDAKAELYKEVALSYLFLANNMQYVVVKVRTSNLGLILGEHWLTKHELRVKEYVSKYESVGWSKVFSTPPENPTAEQARAILESFVFAFRETCRAQSSWVVPDPNLRDEIKASIATKLEPMYKVFLEKYQLGPDAVFGCSPDDFEKTISDILTGCVSSSQTAPSPPHRFKRR; translated from the coding sequence ATGCCGAAAATGGGACTCAAAAGCTTATTCCTCTTTAAAACATCACCATCACCACCTTCTGCAAAGCCCTTCTCCCACTCCTTATTGGACGAAAACATTGAAATTGCACGCTCTATCATTTCCAAATGGGACCTTATTCCTTCTTCTCACCAAACTTCTTCTCTCAAACCTGCAACCGTTCCTCTTTTCAGCAACACGCGTCAGGAAGCCAAACAGTACCTTAAGGCCGTTACGAGTCTGCAGTCCACTATGCATCACCTCGTCGCACTCGATTCCTCCTCCGAGAGCCTCGTTCAAGCCCAATTCCTAATGCAACTCGCCATGAAGAGGCTCCAAACCGAATTCTATCGGATTTTAGCCGAAAACAAGGACAATCTCGATCCTGAATCCGTCATTTCCACCGATCGACGGAGCAGCAGTGTCTCCGAGGACGAAGACAATTTTTCAGAGGACGAGTACCGCTTCGCCGGCAGCTCGGTATCCACTGTCGCCATGGCGGATTTGAAAGCCATTGCGGAGTGTATGGTTTCCGCGGGATACAGCAAAGAGTGCGTCAAGATTTATATCATAATGAGGAAATCGATCGTGGATGAGGCGCTGTATCATTTAGGAGTGGAGAGGCTGAGTTTTTCTCAGGTTCAGAAGATGGACTGGGGGGTTCTGGAGTCTAAGATTAAGTGCTGGGTGAACTCCATCCAGGTTGCCGCACAAACTCTGTTTCGCGGCGAGAAATCGCTCTGCGACTACGTTTTCGGTTCGGCGGAGAGGAAGATCGCGGACTCGTGTTTTGCCGCAATTTGCAGAGATGGCGCGGCGACGCTGTTCGGCTTTCCGGATAACGTGGCGAAGTGCAAGAAAACGACAGAGAAAACGTTCAGGATGCTGGACTTGTACAACGCGATCTGTGAAAATCAACAACAAATCCACTCCATCTTCTCGTCCGAATCAACCTCCTCCATCGTATTACAGGTGTGCGCTTCAAAGGCGAGGCTTGGCGAGGCCATTCGGACGATGTTAATCAACTTTGAATCCGCGATTCACAAGGAATCTTCGAAGATTCCAGTGCCTGGAGGTGGAATCCACCCGGTCACGCGCTACGTCATGAACTACATCGCGTTCCTCGCCGATTACAAGGACGCGCTCGCCGAGATAGTTGACGATTGGCCGCAGAATCCGTTGCCGGAGTCTTACTACCGCAGTTGCGATCGCGAGGGAGTGAATCGCTCGTCGGGGATAGCGGAACGGATCGCATGGCTGATATTGGTGCTCCTCTGCAAACTCGATGCCAAAGCGGAACTGTACAAGGAGGTTGCGCTTTCCTACCTGTTTCTCGCAAACAACATGCAATACGTCGTCGTAAAAGTGCGAACCTCGAACCTAGGGTTAATCCTCGGCGAACATTGGTTAACGAAACACGAGCTGAGGGTGAAAGAGTACGTTTCCAAGTACGAGAGCGTTGGATGGAGCAAGGTTTTTTCGACTCCCCCGGAAAACCCAACGGCGGAACAAGCGAGGGCAATTCTCGAGAGTTTCGTGTTCGCATTCCGTGAAACGTGCAGGGCACAATCATCGTGGGTCGTGCCCGACCCGAATCTGCGTGACGAAATAAAAGCATCGATAGCTACTAAGTTAGAACCAATGTACAAAGTGTTTTTGGAGAAATATCAGCTCGGGCCGGATGCGGTTTTCGGTTGTTCGCCCGATGATTTCGAAAAAACTATCTCAGATATTTTAACGGGGTGCGTTTCGTCGTCGCAGACAGCTCCTTCTCCACCGCATCGCTTCAAACGCCGGTGA